The sequence ATTTTAAATGATTATAACAAAAAACAATTAATGCTCAAGCGACAAGCTTGACCTAAATCATCTTAATGCAAGCTTACAAGATGTAAAATCACCCAAAATTTCAAAGGAGAAAAGATGAGAGAGAAAGATCTAGTAGTTTGCAACGTTTGCGGACTAAAAAGCAGCGATGATAAAAATGCAGTTTTCATCCACGCTCACAAAAACGGCGAAGAGGTCGATATCTGCACAAGCTGTATCCCAAGTGTGATACATGGCTCAGGCATGGTCGTAAAATCAAACGAAGAGATAAAGGCTGAAATTTAAATATCAGCCACCATGTGAGAATTCTGCCTTAAAGAATTCTCAAACTCCTCCGCACTCATCGGACGAGATAAGAAATATCCTTGCATTTCATTACAATTAAGCTCTTTTAAAAGCTCTTTTATCTCGTGGCTTTCCACGCCTTTTGCTGTCACTTTTAGCTTCATTGATTTTGCTATATTTATGATAGCAGCGACTACTTGCATATCTTTTTTGTTGATCACTGACTGAGCAACAAAGTCATTTGCTATCTTTATGCGATCGATCTTATACTTTCTGATATAGACAAACGACGTATATCCAGATCCAAAGTCATCTATACAAACATCTATGCTATTTTTCTCCAAAAGTGAGAAAATTTTATCAAGCGTCTCTTGGTCGTTTTTCCATATATCTTCGCTAAATTCAAGCTCAAACTGCTTTGGATTTAGGTGGTGCGAGTTTAAAGTTAGCATAAATTCATTTACAAATTTTTCAGATGTGCTTTGAATTTGCGCTACGTTTATGCTTATTTTTGGCACTTTTAGCTTTTTGTTTTGCCATCTTACGGCTTGTTCTACTGTTTTTGAGACAGAAAGCGTGCAGATGTCGTTTAAGATGTCGCTATTTAAGCTAGCTATATCCATAAACTCGCCAGCTTCTTTTTGTCCATACTCTTTTGACTGCCATCTAAGTAGCGCTTCTACGCAGATGATCTTTAAATTTTTAATGTCATAAATCGGCTGAAAATATACCTCAAAGTCCTCTTGTAAATTTGCTTTTTTAAGAGCTATCTCTATGTTTGAGCTTTGTTGTATTTCGCTATCTATCTCATTATTATAAACCATCGGGTTTTTGGCTGGATTTTGCTTAGCGTAGTACATCGCCATATCAGCTTTTTTGATGATATTTCTAGGATCGCTGATGTTATCTCTTGTGACAACGTGGATACCAACGACACTCTTGATCGCAAAGTGATACTTATCTATTTGCAAAGGTTTTTCTATCGTATCTCTTAGCTCCATACCAAGTTTCATGCGTTTAGTGTGGCTATTTTCTTCCATTTTTGAAAGCACGATGAACTCATCAGCGCCGATCCTTGCGGTAACCTCTTGTCTGTTGCACGCTTCACGTATGCGCTTTGCTATCGCTTTTAAAATTTTATCGCCAACCTCATGTCCGTAAGAGGTATTTATATTTTTAAAGCGACTTATATTTATATAATAAACTGCGATCTCTTGCTTCTCGCCCAAAACGCTACACATACCTTTAAGTTCATTTAGCAATGAGTCTCTGTTGCCAAGAGAGGTTAGATAGTCTTTTTCAGATACGCCCTCTAAACTTAAATTTATCATCTCAAGTTCGTTTGTCTTTAGGTGCTTCTCTTTGTTTTTAGCATCATGTAAATTTTGCTCTGCGTTATATATCTCTTCGCTTTGATCAAGCACCTTCATAAAATAGCTAATGACCGCTCCAGCTACAATAACAAAAATTATAAGTAGATCGACATAAGATGAGAGGTTGGCTTTTATAAGTATTAGTGCAGCTGAGATGATAGGTACGAGCTTAGATGTTGTTTTTATGCCAACATCTGCTGCGCTTATACGCTTGTTGTCGCCCCTTAAGTAAAAAGCTCCAAGCATCAAGAGGAAAAATGGCACAAGGTAGATAGAGTGCAGAGTAAAGTCATGCCCTTTGTTTATAAGCTCATTATAAAAAACATATAAATTTAACAGCGTAAAAATCGCACTTGCTATTATCAAAAAAAAGCCGCTATGTCTAATGTAAAGATGGTTGCTATTAAAAATTTCACTAAGAGCGATGAATAAAATAGATAAATTTACAAAAATAGCAATGCTAGCAGCAAGCTCACTAGGGCTTTTAGGATGGATCAATATATCAAAATCGCCCATATCACCAACAATACAATAAGCAAGCGTGAAAACTAGCAAAAGAACGTTAAAGCTATCGGCTAGAACTAGGATCTTTTTATCGCTAGCTATAAATTTGACCACAAAAAATATACCAACAGCGGCCAATAGTAAAAACATAGGGAGCAGATCAAAAAAATCAAGATAAGAAATTTGCTCTTTGCTTCTTAAAAGAAAGTCTTCATTGACGCTTCTAATGGCATCAATAATCGTCCAAAGAAAGACCCCAAAGCATGCAGCAAGCCAGTGCATAGCTTTAAGCTTTGATCTGTTCATAGAGATGTAGATACCAAGAACTACAAGACCAAAGCCAAAAAATATCAACAAATTTTCAAAAATTTTATAGTTTAAGATGCCGGCAAACTGAGAAAATATAAAAAGAGCTATAACGGCATAGAAAATTTGTTTTTGTCTTACGATAAGTGACGAATTTGACGTAAAAAAAATGTTTCTCTCCATTGTTTATTCTGTTTAAAACCTTATTTTTAGTTATAATTTTGCAAATTTTTCTTTAAGGTTTATTATGAAATGTAATATCGTCTTATCTGGAGAAAATTTAATAGACTACCAAGCATTTAATCTATTTTTCTCAAAAAAGGCTAGAAAACAGTATTTTATAAATGTTTTTATGATTTTTACGGAGGCTATTATAGCTGGATTTGTCGCTGATATGCTTTTAAAAACCAAAATTTTTACTATTATCGGCGTCATTTTTGCTATTTTTTGGATCATTTTTTATCCAATTTTTTTAAAAAATAGACGAAAATCGGTGCTAAAAAGCTTAGAAATTTCAGACTTTAAAAAAGAGATGATCTTTGAAATAGATGAGAAAAATTTAGCATTTTACGAAAATGAGCCAAAAGAAAATGAAATCTTTGACATAAAAGATGTAAGTGAAATTTACGAGCTTAAAAATATCTTTATCATCTTTATAAATGAAAAAATCCATCTAGTCTTGCCAAAAAATAAAGAGACCTCAGAACTAGTAAAAGCGCTTATAAAAGAGAGCAAAAAAGAGCTACTACTTTTTGAAAATTTAGATTACAAAAGCGTTATGGGCTAAGCTTGTAAATTTACAAGCTTAGATGTGATCAAGTGTGCTTCTTATAAGCTCTTCAAAGTCTTTAGCGTTCATCGGCTTGCCCCAGAAATAACCTTGTATCTCATCGCAGCCTAGCTCTCTTAAAATTTCAAGCTGAGTTTCATCCTCAACACCCTCAGCGATCGTCTTTAGCTCGATATTTTTAGCTAGAGTTATAACGCTTTTTACAACGTCTCTATCGATCTCGTTTATAGCGATGTTATCGACTAGCTCTTTTGCGATCTTTAACCTATCTAGCGGATACTTTTTGATGTAGTTCATCGATGAAAAGCCAGTGCCAAAGTCATCGATCGAGATGCTCATGCCTTTATCTGAAAATTTCTTTAAGACTGTTTGCATGATCTCTTCGGCATTGACGAGGCTTGCCTCTGTAAGCTCGATATCAACGCACTTTGGATCCATGCCAAATTCTTCAACATAGCCAAAGATGTCCGATGCAAAATTTACATTATCAACCTGTTTTGGCGAGATGTTGATGCCAACTTTTAGGCTGATGCCATACTTTTTGTTCCAGTAGCTCATCTGCCTTATGGCCTCTTTTGCCACCCATATTCCTATTGTATTTATGATAGAGCTTTGCTCTGCTACTGGGATAAATTTAGCCGGACTTACAAAGCCTTTTACTGGAGAGTTCCACCTTATAAGAGCTTCAGCGCCTATTATCTTTTTGCCGTTTAGTAGATACTGCGGCTGGAAATTTAGGCTAAATTCCTCATCAAAATTCATAGAATTTAGCAAAATTTCTATGTAGTTTTTCTCCTGAATGATCTCTTTTATATCATCATAAAAGACATATTTTGTATTGACATCTCTTTTGGCTGCATCAAGTGCGGCTCCAGCTTGCATGATGAGATCATCAGCTAAAATTTCGCTTGTTTGCGTTGAGCTAACGCCAACCTTTGCTCCAAGAGCTATCTTATAGTCGCCAACTGAGATTTGCTCGGCTATGATGTTTAGCAGATAGTATAAAAATTCTCTATAATGCCCCTCATTTTTTTGCTTTAAAACTATCATAAAGTCATCACCGCCAAACCTTGAGATGATAGCACCCTCTGGCAAGATAGCTTTGATATTTTTAGAAAGTTTTAAAAGCACCTCATCGCCTACGTAGTGGCCGTATGAGTCATTTATAGCCTTAAAGTGGTTGATATCGATGCTGTAAATATCTATCTTTTCACCAAGCGCTTTAGTCTTTATCATCTCTGATAATTTGCTTAAAAATGACTGTCTATTTAAAAGTCCAGTGAGTGAGTCAAATTCGCTAAGCTGCCTTAAGCGCTCGTTTTTCTCTTCAAGCTCTCTTAAACTATCTTGGATCTCTTCATCTAGTTTAGCGATGATATGCCTTTCAGATCTAGCTAGATCCCTCATAGCAACTGTGCTTGAGATACTGTAAATTAGCGCTGCATAGGCTAGCAAAACCATAAGTAGAAAAACTATCCATACAGAGTAAATTTTATCGGTATTAGCAGCTCCCAAAAAAAGTAAAGAGATGAAAAGCAAGGTGACAAATTTATATATAAGCGCTCTTGTATAGTCTTTTCTGTAGCTTCTTATCTTGATATTTGCCTCGTTTTCTTTTAGGTGCAAGCAAGCTACAAATATAATAAAAAACGCAACTTTAAAGAAAAACTTGTAATGAACATTTGTGCCACCGTATGCCAAAAAGGCCTTTGATGAGTAGTATGCGTCGCAAATGCAAATGATAAGCAAGGCTGATAGATATAAAAGTAGGCTAACTCTTTTATAGCTAAAAATTGGTTTTTTTGATACAAAATTTAGTGAAAATGCGACAACAAAGACAAAGCAAAAGATAAAAATATCCATTATGATGTATGAAAGGTTAATCACGAATTCTTTATTAAGCACTACTGCTAGACTTCTATCAAAAATTACAAACCAAAAAAAACTAACCGTAATAAGCATCAAAGCAAGCGCATCTACCACAACTTGCTGCCATATCACTCTTTTTAAAATTCTTGCAAAAAAAGCAATAGCAGATACAAGAAACATAAAAAATGGGATCAAATATAAAATTTGCATAAGATCCGTGCGGGAGATGTTTCCTTGCATAAGAAGCGATCTATCATAAAGCAATAATCTATCATAAAGCAATAAAAGGATATCAGCCAGCGCCCAGCTCGCGATAGCTAAAAATATATAAGTCCAGTATGAGTTTAAATCTCTACTACTTTTTAAGAAAAAGAACAAAAACAAGGCGATCACTACATCAGTGCCTACTGATATAGCTGTCAGATAAAACTGATCTCCCAGATAAATAGCAAAAAAATAAGCAATAATCAGGGCAAATATAAATAAAAATGAGCCGTTGTGATAATTTGTTATCCTATCAAGCACGGCCACTCTCCGCTTCCTGGGCTAGCTTTTGCCACCTTTGCCACTCGCCGCTATCATCGACGTCGTTGCCGATAGCCTCGTACCTAGCGTAGAAATGCTCAACAAATTTCTTGCACTCTTCATCTTTTGGCAGATAGCTTGGCTCATCTTTTTGGCAAAATTTCTCCAAAAACATGCTCGCATCAGCTTTTTTGGCGTATGTTTGCGCTAGATCGAAGTAGTTTTGTAAGCAAATTTCTTTAAATTTAGCGTAGGCTTGCTCGCTCATATCAACACTTAGTTTGCCATCAAATTTAAGCACTCCAGCCCTAAAAAGCAGGCTAAGATGTATGAGCCCCTCGCAGTAATAAGCCCTAACTTCATCGACCTTTCGCCACGCTATAAGCCCAACCGCACGGGCTATTAGCTCATGAAAGACGGCCATTTTATACTCCGCCTCTTCGTGCAAAAAGAAATTTACTAGCCCACCAGTCGTCGCCTTGTACTCTTCTATAAATTTAAAGACGCCACTTTTATTCATGCTCATCTCCGTATCAAGTCCGATAAAGAGGATGTGCCCAAACTCATGGCCGATCGTTGAAATTTCATATACTTTTTTCCAAATTTTTGGCTTTAAAAATAAAATTTCCCTACCAAAATCCAAAAATTCCTTGCTAAAAATTTCAGCTCCAAGCTTCATAAAAGGCTTTGCTTTTGCGCCCTCATAGACGTGATTTACAAAGGCAAAAATTTTCTTGCCACATTTTGCGCTCACACTCTCGTCATTTGGCACGACTTGAGCGCTAAAAAGCCCGTTTAGCTCCGCTGCGTAATAGATCATCGGCACGCTTATATAAAGCTGCGTTCTAGCGATATTTTCGCTAACTGCCTTGTTTGTCGCGGCGTTATCAAATTTGATCTCTTCGCAAACGCTTTTGTAAGTTTTTGTCACCTTTTCTTTAAATTTAAGCTCGTCAATGCCCTCGCTATCAACCAGCCTGATGTCCCACTCAAGTGCGACTGCGTGCGTGTAGGCATCCTCGTAGTACTCCAGAGGATGGCCTGGCTGAAGCGCGCCTTTTACATCCATCCACGCTATCTCAGCCTCTTGCCAAGCGTTTATAACTTTTGCATTGTCCTCTTCGCAAAAGGCAATTTGTAGCTTTTCAAGGTATTTTACATAAGATTTTTGCTCGTCATTTTGAGCTAAATTTCTTAAAATTTCAAGATTTTTTATAAATACTTTTTTAAGCTCTCTAACCTCATCTTTAAAGGCAAGCGCGTAAGGTAAAAAGCTAAATTTCTCGCCCTCTTTGCAAACTGCGCCATACGTTCTATCAGCCCTTACGCCATTACTATCACACTGAAATAAGCCGTTTTTAGTGATAAACTCATTTGCCTCGCCTAAATCTTTAAATTTAGCTTCAAACTCTTTATTTGTGGTATCTATTATCTTTTCTTGCCATGAAATTTGCCACGCATTTAGACTAAGCCCAAGCTCATGCATAGCCTCAACAAAGGCTTGAGAAAACGGGTCTAAAATTTGCTCATCACGTGCCTTTTTTATAAGCTTGGAGTGTAAATTTTCATATAAATTTCTAACGTAGCCGTAGATCAAATTTAGCACGCGTTTTTGCTCGTCCTCGCCTAAATTTAGCTTTTTTAGCTCATTTTGAAGTGGATCAACTTTAAGATCAACTATCCTTCTAGCAAGGGCTAGCTTTTGGCTCGGCGTGCCAGCAAGGCCGCAAATTTTCACAGCCTCATTTATAAGCTCGTTGTCTAAATTTTTATAAATAGCGTTTAGCTTGGATTTTTGCTCTTTTGTAAGTTCATTTAGTCTTTTAAAATCATTCATCTTTTCATCCCTTAAAGTTGCAGGATTTTAGCATAAAGCCATTAAAATTTGCTACAATTTACCAAAAATTTAAAATCTAAAAGGCAAAAAATGGACATTTTAAAGGACTTTGGCGAGCCACGCATCAAACAAGTGATGCTACCAAAAGATACAAACTCAGCTGGCAATATCTTTGGCGGCTGGATAATGAGCCAGATCGACCTTGCAGGTGCTCAGGCTGCTAGAGAAATTTCGCCTGAGCGAGTTGTGACGATCTCTATGAAAGAGATCATATTTAAACAACCAGTCTTTGTTGGCGACGTGCTAAGCTGCTACGCAAAGATCATCGCAGTTGGCAAAACATCGATAACAACGCAGATAGAAGTGACTGCACTTAGGTTAAATGACGGCGGTTTTAGAGAGACTATACACGTCACAAGTGCGACTGCGACCTATGTTAGTGTGACAAAAGACGGACACAAAAAACCAATAGATGAGAAGATAAAAGAGCTGCACGGCTTTTAAAATTTGGTTGCGATTTATGCAGCCAAACCCTTAAATTTATCACTATTTTTAAAAGAATTTGAAAAAAATTGACTTCAAAAAAGAGAAATTTCAACTTATTTAAATGCTTTATAAAGTAAAATCAGCCCTTACACTTTTTTGGGAGAAAGATGAAAAAATCACGCTTAGGGCTTTTACAAACGCATATTTTAGATATCTTAACACAAGATGAGCTGGAGAAATTTGAGTTTAAAGAGCTGCCAAAAACAAGCACGATCTACACCGAAGATATCGAGATAATTATCCTAAAAAATGGCTCAGCAAAGCTCTCATTTTTTGAAGATGGCGAGGAATTTATCCTTTATCATTTAGAAAAAAATAACATCGCCATACTAGATGATAACTGCGCCTTTGAAGTGCTTGAAGATGCCCAAATTTACGTCATTAGACTGGATAAAATAGGTGAAATTTTGCACAATCAAAAAGCTGCAAGCGAGATCCTAACAACCACGCTAAACACCATCATCGTGCAGCGCCAGATCACAAAGTCGATACTCTTTGAGGACGCAAAGGGCAGGATCGCAAATTTCTTGATCGAGCTTGCA is a genomic window of Campylobacter concisus containing:
- a CDS encoding EAL domain-containing protein, coding for MERNIFFTSNSSLIVRQKQIFYAVIALFIFSQFAGILNYKIFENLLIFFGFGLVVLGIYISMNRSKLKAMHWLAACFGVFLWTIIDAIRSVNEDFLLRSKEQISYLDFFDLLPMFLLLAAVGIFFVVKFIASDKKILVLADSFNVLLLVFTLAYCIVGDMGDFDILIHPKSPSELAASIAIFVNLSILFIALSEIFNSNHLYIRHSGFFLIIASAIFTLLNLYVFYNELINKGHDFTLHSIYLVPFFLLMLGAFYLRGDNKRISAADVGIKTTSKLVPIISAALILIKANLSSYVDLLIIFVIVAGAVISYFMKVLDQSEEIYNAEQNLHDAKNKEKHLKTNELEMINLSLEGVSEKDYLTSLGNRDSLLNELKGMCSVLGEKQEIAVYYINISRFKNINTSYGHEVGDKILKAIAKRIREACNRQEVTARIGADEFIVLSKMEENSHTKRMKLGMELRDTIEKPLQIDKYHFAIKSVVGIHVVTRDNISDPRNIIKKADMAMYYAKQNPAKNPMVYNNEIDSEIQQSSNIEIALKKANLQEDFEVYFQPIYDIKNLKIICVEALLRWQSKEYGQKEAGEFMDIASLNSDILNDICTLSVSKTVEQAVRWQNKKLKVPKISINVAQIQSTSEKFVNEFMLTLNSHHLNPKQFELEFSEDIWKNDQETLDKIFSLLEKNSIDVCIDDFGSGYTSFVYIRKYKIDRIKIANDFVAQSVINKKDMQVVAAIINIAKSMKLKVTAKGVESHEIKELLKELNCNEMQGYFLSRPMSAEEFENSLRQNSHMVADI
- a CDS encoding putative bifunctional diguanylate cyclase/phosphodiesterase yields the protein MLDRITNYHNGSFLFIFALIIAYFFAIYLGDQFYLTAISVGTDVVIALFLFFFLKSSRDLNSYWTYIFLAIASWALADILLLLYDRLLLYDRSLLMQGNISRTDLMQILYLIPFFMFLVSAIAFFARILKRVIWQQVVVDALALMLITVSFFWFVIFDRSLAVVLNKEFVINLSYIIMDIFIFCFVFVVAFSLNFVSKKPIFSYKRVSLLLYLSALLIICICDAYYSSKAFLAYGGTNVHYKFFFKVAFFIIFVACLHLKENEANIKIRSYRKDYTRALIYKFVTLLFISLLFLGAANTDKIYSVWIVFLLMVLLAYAALIYSISSTVAMRDLARSERHIIAKLDEEIQDSLRELEEKNERLRQLSEFDSLTGLLNRQSFLSKLSEMIKTKALGEKIDIYSIDINHFKAINDSYGHYVGDEVLLKLSKNIKAILPEGAIISRFGGDDFMIVLKQKNEGHYREFLYYLLNIIAEQISVGDYKIALGAKVGVSSTQTSEILADDLIMQAGAALDAAKRDVNTKYVFYDDIKEIIQEKNYIEILLNSMNFDEEFSLNFQPQYLLNGKKIIGAEALIRWNSPVKGFVSPAKFIPVAEQSSIINTIGIWVAKEAIRQMSYWNKKYGISLKVGINISPKQVDNVNFASDIFGYVEEFGMDPKCVDIELTEASLVNAEEIMQTVLKKFSDKGMSISIDDFGTGFSSMNYIKKYPLDRLKIAKELVDNIAINEIDRDVVKSVITLAKNIELKTIAEGVEDETQLEILRELGCDEIQGYFWGKPMNAKDFEELIRSTLDHI
- the ciaB gene encoding invasion protein CiaB — translated: MNDFKRLNELTKEQKSKLNAIYKNLDNELINEAVKICGLAGTPSQKLALARRIVDLKVDPLQNELKKLNLGEDEQKRVLNLIYGYVRNLYENLHSKLIKKARDEQILDPFSQAFVEAMHELGLSLNAWQISWQEKIIDTTNKEFEAKFKDLGEANEFITKNGLFQCDSNGVRADRTYGAVCKEGEKFSFLPYALAFKDEVRELKKVFIKNLEILRNLAQNDEQKSYVKYLEKLQIAFCEEDNAKVINAWQEAEIAWMDVKGALQPGHPLEYYEDAYTHAVALEWDIRLVDSEGIDELKFKEKVTKTYKSVCEEIKFDNAATNKAVSENIARTQLYISVPMIYYAAELNGLFSAQVVPNDESVSAKCGKKIFAFVNHVYEGAKAKPFMKLGAEIFSKEFLDFGREILFLKPKIWKKVYEISTIGHEFGHILFIGLDTEMSMNKSGVFKFIEEYKATTGGLVNFFLHEEAEYKMAVFHELIARAVGLIAWRKVDEVRAYYCEGLIHLSLLFRAGVLKFDGKLSVDMSEQAYAKFKEICLQNYFDLAQTYAKKADASMFLEKFCQKDEPSYLPKDEECKKFVEHFYARYEAIGNDVDDSGEWQRWQKLAQEAESGRA
- a CDS encoding acyl-CoA thioesterase; amino-acid sequence: MDILKDFGEPRIKQVMLPKDTNSAGNIFGGWIMSQIDLAGAQAAREISPERVVTISMKEIIFKQPVFVGDVLSCYAKIIAVGKTSITTQIEVTALRLNDGGFRETIHVTSATATYVSVTKDGHKKPIDEKIKELHGF
- a CDS encoding Crp/Fnr family transcriptional regulator, with protein sequence MKKSRLGLLQTHILDILTQDELEKFEFKELPKTSTIYTEDIEIIILKNGSAKLSFFEDGEEFILYHLEKNNIAILDDNCAFEVLEDAQIYVIRLDKIGEILHNQKAASEILTTTLNTIIVQRQITKSILFEDAKGRIANFLIELANEQDLKQNGYRYVFLPFSLKVLSSFVGLKRQSASTAFNELIKDDIIRKITPHEFLIIDHEKLESYTN